One Bufo gargarizans isolate SCDJY-AF-19 chromosome 3, ASM1485885v1, whole genome shotgun sequence DNA segment encodes these proteins:
- the LOC122931323 gene encoding ecto-ADP-ribosyltransferase 5-like: MTRPPLLFFCFWLAFLITDQVFCLQVQLKMYVDSLDDQYIGCLYKMESIAPELLKKERELRPDLDVAWNTSSAAWNEKKSSVGHVPDGFKDEYGVALLLYTYMDLQLYKELNRGVREYGQRPDSFMFHSWHFYVTRALSLLYAGCDGNPWSTYRGTSTVQFEPPSDPQATIRLSQFSSSSADIKQAQQFGQASFFNITTCFGADIEKFSHCPSQKEVLIPVDEVFHVTKYIKKGNRLILQTTNRDH; encoded by the exons ATGACTCGTCCTCCGCTGCTCTTCTTCTGCTTCTGGCTGGCTTTCCTCATAACTGATCAG GTCTTCTGCCTGCAAGTGCAGCTAAAAATGTATGTGGATTCATTGGACGATCAATACATTGGATGTCTATACAAAATGGAGTCCATAGCTCCAGAATTACTGAAGAAGGAACGAGAGTTGAGACCAGACCTGGACGTCGCTTGGAATACCTCATCTGCAGCATGGAATGAAAAGAAATCTTCTGTGGGACACGTTCCCGATGGTTTTAAGGATGAATATGGGGTTGCATTATTATTATATACCTATATGGATTTACAGTTGTACAAAGAATTAAACAGAGGTGTCCGGGAATATGGACAACGTCCCGACTCCTTCATGTTCCACTCATGGCATTTCTATGTTACCAGAGCTCTCAGTTTGCTTTATGCTGGCTGTGATGGGAATCCATGGTCTACATACAGAGGAACCAGTACGGTCCAGTTTGAGCCGCCATCTGACCCTCAAGCTACTATAAGACTTAGCCAGTTTTCTTCCAGCTCTGCTGATATCAAGCAGGCCCAGCAATTTGGCCAAGCATCATTCTTCAATATTACCACGTGTTTCGGGGCAGATATAGAAAAATTCTCACACTGCCCATCCCAGAAGGAGGTGCTCATACCTGTCGATGAAGTGTTTCATGTCACCAAGTACATTAAGAAGGGGAACAGGCTCATCCTCCAGACCACTAATAGGGACCACTAA